The DNA region ATGAAATCCGGGAACGTGCCGCCATACGCCAGCATCACGGGCGACGCGGGCGGCTCCCGCGCCGCGTAGAGGCGGGCCATGGCGGAGAAGAAATCATCGCCGGTAATGCGCAGCACCGCGGGATAGGCGGCCCGCAGCGCGCCGACGAGGCCGGCCACGATATTGTTCCGATAGACATTGAACCGCCTGGCGCTGGACACCCCGTCGGGTCCCGTCAGGCTGGCGGGAACGTCCAGGCCGGGATCGAGCAAGGCCTCGGCGAATGCCCGCTGGCGCGCGCCCAGCGCCGGAATCTCCCGTCTCGTTTCCATGTCGCGCCTATGCCTGCCTATTGGCGAAGGGACTGAACGGGCCGCCGCAGGACGTTCTCCCACAAGCGGCGCAAGCTGTCCACGCCACCTGCCGTCGAACTCCACAGCGTGGCGTCGCCGACCAACAGGTTCCCCCTGAACGTCTCCGGCCGGGATTGCAGCAACGCGTCGAACGTCGCGCGCCCGCGCGCGAACGGATGCGGCGGGGCGGCGGGATCGATCCGCTGCCGCGCCAGGACGTCGAGTCCGGCAAGGGCGGTGTCCAGGCGCTCGAGCTGGGGCAGGTGCGCATGCAGGTTGAAGGTATCGACGTTCCGCAGGAGGCCCAGCCGGTCCAGTTCCGTCTCCACTTCGATGGGCGCGGGCGTCCCGTCCGCCTGCGCCAGGGGCCTGAGCCCGAAGCGGTTTTCCACCGGCACGCCCAGGCCCGCGAGCAGCGAGCGCGCGAATCCGCCGAACTGCTGGCGCGCCGGAATGGTCCTGTCGCCGTGATGCAGGAATTCCGCGATCCGGCATGACAGGCGCTCGCCCTCGGGCAGGCCGCCGGCCTCCCCGATGTCGTGATGCGGGCAGACGAAGGCGACATGGTCGGGCTGCCCGAGAAACGCCCGGAGCGCCTCGATCTCGCCGGGGCCGGCCTGCTGCGCCGTCCGGTACGAATCGAAGCTGATGACGACGAGGGTATCGACGCCGTCGAGAAGGCGCGCGTCGAGCGGGGTGAACGCGCCGTCGTCCGTCACCCGTTCGACCTCCCTTGCCTGCCGGCCGGCAAGCGTGGCGGCCAAGTCGACGAAGGCCTTGAAATTGCCCTTCATGATGTGGTCGAGAAAGCCGCCGATGCCCTGCTCGAACCGGCACGGGTCCGAGAACTCATGGAATTTCGGAAACCCCATGCGGCGGCTTTCGAAGAGGGCCGGGAACCGGTCCTCGATCACGTCGAGCGGCGCGCCCGTCTCTCCCGGCCGGCTCCACGCATAATAGACAAGCACCTGTCTTCCGGTCACGTCTCCGTTAATTCCGTTCATCGGCGTCGTATTCATCGTCGTCGCATTCATCGGTATTGCATTCATCGGCGTCACACTCATCGGTATCGCATTCATCGGCCTCACGCGAGGATGCCCGGCCACGGCGCATGCGCTCGGTGGCCGTCGCGCGCGTGCGCCATGGCCAGCCGCACGACGGCGTCCGCGCGCGCGGCCTGGGCGTGCAGCGTGGGCCAGTCCGGGACGTTTGCGTCCCATTCGATCAACGTGCGAACCGGCCCCGTCTTGCGGATCGCGTGCGCGAACAGCGCCCAGACGACATCCGCGACGGGGCGGTCGTGCGTGTCGATGAGAAGCGGGCGTCCCCGCTCGTCCTGCTCGCGCGCATGGCCGGCCAGGTGCATCTCCTGGACGCAGGCAAGCGGATAGGCGTCGATATAGGCAAAGGGATCCGATTGCTGGTTGATCGAGGAGACGTACACGTTATTCACGTCGAGCAGCAGGCCGCATCCCGTGCGCCGCGCGACCTCGGCGATAAACTCGGTCTCCGCATAGGTGCTTTCCTCGAAGGCCAGGTAGGTCGCGGGATTCTCCAGCAGCATCCGCCGGCCCAGCGTCTCCTGCACCTGGTCGACGTGGTCCGCGACGCGCGCCAGGCTTTCCCGGGTATACGGGATAGGGAGCAGGTCGTCGAGAAAACCGCGCTCGTGGCCGGACCAGGCAAGGTGTTCGGAAAACAGCAGGGGGGAATAGGCGGTCACCAGGGTTTTCAATCGCCGGAGATGCTCCGGGTCGAGGGAGTGGTCCGCGCCGATCGACAGGCCGACGCCATGAATGGATAGCGGATAGGCGTCCCGCACGGCCCGCAGGAAGCGGTGGGGCGGACCGCCCTCGCCCATGTAGTTCTCGGCGTGGACCTCGAAGAAACCGATGTCCGGTCTCGATTCGAGTATCAGGCGATAGTGCTCCGCCTTGAGCCCGACGCCGGCGAGCTCGGACGGATGAAGGCTGTCCACGAAGGGCGGCGGCGTCGGCATGGCGGCAGTGGCGCGATTTGAACGAGCGGGCCGGATCCCGAAGACCCGGCCGCCCATCCCGTTCAGGCCTTGGGCGTCAGGCTGCCCGGGCCCTTGGGCGTGGAAATGCTGGTGCAGGTGCCCTTGGGAACCAGCTTGAAGGCATTGCCCTGATAATCCACCGTGCTCGTCCCGGCGCAGGTCGTGCCGGCACCGGCATAGCAATCGTTCTGCCCTTTCAGCGCCGCGCCGAAACACGGCTCGACCTTGCCGGACTTGACGAGCACGGTGTGTTCGGCCTGAATCTTCTTCTGCGCCTCGGTGAATTCCTGCGCGCGCGCCGGCGTGGCGGACACCGCGGCAAGAGCGGTTGCGAATGCGCTGGCGAGCAGCGCGGGGGTGTTTTTTTGACGGGCCATGCGACGACTCCAGGTGAGGATAAGTATGCAGGCGGCATTGCATCACCGCCCGGCCAGCATACGGAGCGGCGCGGCCGAAGGATTGCACGATCTTGTGCCGTTTGGCACGTAATTGCGAGGGCAAGCCCACGGCATCACGGCCTCACGGTCTTCCAGTCTTACGGGCTCGCCGCCGAGGGCGCATCGACTTCGCCCGTGGCTAGCGCCAGGCCGGCGATGGCCGACAACGCGCCGCGATAGCTATCCGTGCAGGCGTTCTCGGCCAGCAGTATCCGGTCCTGCGCCTGCGTGGCCTCCGTCAGCGTCCCCACGCCGTTGCGGTAGGCGGCCAGCGCGGCGTCATACGTGGTCCGGGCGGCCTTCATCAACGCGGCCGCCGCTTCATGCGACGCCAGGCTGGTGCGCAGCGCGTTCCGGCCGGCGACGATCTGCCGCGCCGCCTCGTCCCGCGTGCGCGCCAGCCTGTGTTCGGCGCTCGCCGCGTCATTGCGCGCCTGCATCAGCACGGCCGAACGCAGCCCGCCGTCATAGATCGGCACCGTCACGCCGAGCAGGACGCTGGATCCGAACCGGCGGTTGTCGAGGTTGACGGTGGCCGATTGCTGGCCGACCGCGGGAATGGCGTCGATGGAGGACCGGCTGGCGTTGTACGAAGTCGACGCGGACAGGAAGATCTTGGGCAGGAAGGCGCTCTCCGCGGCCCGGGCCCTGGCCTGTTCGGCTTTCATCGCCGCGTAGGCGCCCAGCACGTCGGGGCGGCGCGCCAGCGCCCCGGCGACGTAGACATCCACCGAGACATCGAGATCGGGCGGCAAGGGGCGATCGGGCAGCGCCGCGATGCGCGGTTTCGAAAGCGGCGATATGCCCAGGGCCGTGACCAGGCCCAGGTAGGCGTCGCTTTCCACACCTTGGGAGGACACCAGCGCCAGCCTGGCCTGGGCGACGTTCTGTTCGGCCTGCGCGGTTTCGATGACCGTGCCCACGCCGCGCTTGTAGCGGGCTTGCGCCGCGGCCAGCAGGACGCCGGCATCGGCCAGCGTCCGCCGGAAATTGCCGGTGCGCGCGCGCGCCGCATCGTATTGGTAATACGCGACGCTCACCTCGTGGATGATCCGCTGGTGCACGCCGGTCAGCGCGACGTTGGCGGCGACGGCGGCCTGTTCGGCCGCCTGCACGCGCGCGTCGCGGCCGCCGAAGTCGAACAGCAGCCACTGCAAGGACAGCGCGGCGACCCCGGCGTGCAGCGTCGAGCGGGAGGACGAGGACGACGACTCGCCGGAAAAGCTGGCCGAACCGCTGCCATGGCCGCCGATGTAGCCGCCCATGGCGGTGGCGGCGAGATAAGGCAGGTAGGCGCTCTTGCCGATGCCCACCGCCAGCGCGGCATTGCGCGCGGCATCCCAGGCGATGAAGGCGCGGGGATTGCTGGATTGGGCCAGGTCGATCAATTCGGGCAAGTCGTAGTCATGCGCGGGATCGAGCGCGGCGGCGGGCGGCAGTTGCGCCAGCGTCCTGTTGGCCGGCAGGGTGTACGCCCTCCCCTTGCCCGCCAGGAGCGAAGGCGGCGCGGCAAGGATCTCGCCGTTTTCATCCGTCCCGGGCTGCCATGCGCCGTCGGACCGCGCCGGGGCCAGGTCGATCGAGGAGGTGGCGCAGCCGCCCAGGCCCAGGACGGCTGCCAGCAGGATCGGGCACGCCGGTCTGGCGCGCGGTTCAGGCCGGCTCATGGGCGGCGGACTCCTTGAACATGAGATCGGCGGCGATGGCGTCAAGCCGTCGCAGGTGGGCCCGCAAGGCCCTGGCGTCGCCGGCCGAGTGATCGCCCGAGTGATCGTCCGCCTGAACACCCTCCTGACCGCCCGCATAGCCGCCGGCCAGGAAAAGCGGCGCTTCCAGCGTCGACAGTTCCGCCAATGCCCTGCGGCGGACGGCGACCCAGTCCGCGCCGGGCCGCACCCCGGGCGGCTCGTAGGGAATCAAGGCGAGATCCTGCGCGATGGCCTGGCCGCGCGCCAGCGCGTCGGCCGCCTGCGCGCGCCGCTCCACGTCATCGGCCAGCCGGGGAATGCGGCGCCATTGCCGCAACAGCGCGGCGAAGGCGCGGTCGACGCGGCCGGCGACGCTCACCGGCCAGACGCGCGTGAAGACCAGGTAGACGACGGCATTGCCCAGCAGGATGCCCAGGGTGCGGTCGCGCGCGACGGTCAGGTCGAACCCCGGCGCCGGGCCCTGCAGCACGCACAGGAAGAAGGCAAAGGCGATTTGCAGGCCCGCGTAGGCGATGCGCGGGGAGCCGGCGGCGACCCAGGCGGCGGCGGCGGCGCCGGCGAACACCAGCAGCATCAATGCGCCGATCGAATCGATGGCCGGCACGATGAACACCATGGCCGCGGTGCCGGCCAGCGCGCCCACCGCGCAGCCGGCCAGCCGCAGCGTGAGCTTCTGCACGGTCCCGGCGGCCGTGTCGAGCGACACGACGTAGCAGGTGATGAAGCAGGTATGGATCCCCTGCCAGTCCAGTTGCGTATAGAGCAGATAGCAGAACATGGCGGCCGCCGTGGTTTTCAGCGCATAGGCCACGTGGTCGGGATTGGTGCGCGCGTCCGGCAGGAAAAACCCTTTCCCGGGCCGCGCCGCGGGCGGCCGCGCCGGAAGCGCCCCGGCGCGGGGCGCTTCCGTGAAATGAGCCATCGCCTCGCACAGGTGGACCCATGCGGTCCGGGCCGAAGGAGGCAAGCCGGCGGGTCCGGGCAAGCCTGGCGCGATGTCGACGGGATAGCCGCCGCGGGCCAGCATGGCCGCCATGGTTTCCAGCGAACCGGCCGCGGATTCGACCAGCGCTGCCGGCAGCGTGGCCGTCGGCTCGCCGGCCAAGACCCGGACGGCCAGCAGGATGGCCGTGCTCGCGGAGGTGGCCTGGCGCAAGGCGGCGGCGTCGGCGGCATCGGCGCTGCCCTCCAGCCTGGCCAGCCTGATCCAGGTTTCGATCTGCGCGTTGCCTTCGCGCAGGCAGGCGTCGAAGTCGTCCGGGGAGGCATCCGGCCGCCGCAATCGTCCGGCCGCCGCCCTCAGGCGAGCGGCGATCCGCAAGCCCGCCAGGCGGCGCGGCGAGGGCGCGAGCAGCAGGTTGACGCCTATCGTCACGCCGGCGGGGATGGCCACCGCCAGCCAGACGTACAGCAAAGCGCGCGTGGCGGCCTCGCCATAGGGCAGCAGGCCGAGCTCGTCCAGCCCGAAACCGACGATCATGGCGAGTATCGCGCCGACCGGGCGCAGTTTGCTCGCCGAGGTCAGGTAGAGCAGGACGGCGGAAACGACCGCCATACAGGCCAGCCGCGCCGCCGGATAGTCGAGGCTGCATGCCGCGATCAGCATCACCAGGCCGATGAAGATCGTGACGAGCAGCAGCAGGACGAGGACGAGCGCCACGCTGCCCACGCGATCCGCGCGATTCAGGAAGAACACGACGTAGGCCGAGATGGCGATTTCCGGCGTGCCGTGCATGGCGGCGACCAGCACCACCAGGGCGCAGATCAGCGCCAGGCGCAGGGACAGCGCCGCCCGCCCGGGAAATGGCGCCAGCAAGGCCGCCGGGCCCGTCCAGGCGCGGGGTCGCGCTTCAGCGGCAGGCCGGGCCATGGCGCACCTCGACGACGGCGCTGGCGCCCACCCGCAACAGCCTGCCGTCGGCTGCTTCCAATTGCACCCTGACCGGAAACCGCTGCGCCACGCGCACCCAGTTCACCGACTTCTCCACCAGGGGCAGCGAACGCGGCAGGTTCACACGCTCGACGTCCAGCACGCCGGCGCCGATGCCGGCGACCTTGCCCGGCAGGGCGACGCGCCGGTCGATCATGGAATAGACCGTCGCGCAGTCTCCCGGCGCGATGCCGGCAAGCTCGGTCTCCCGGAAATTGGCGACGGCGAACCATGCGCCGGCATCGATCAGCGTGAAGACAGGCTGGCTGGGCGCCACCGTCTCGCCGGCCAGGACGGTCAATCCGGCGACGTAGCCCTCGTGCGGCGCCCGCACCACGGTATCCTCCAGCGCATGCCGGGCGCGCGCCAGGGCGGCCTCGCGCGCGTGCAGCGCGGCCACGGCGTCGGCATCGTCGCCGATCGTCTGGGAGGCCGCGTCCTGCTGCGTCTCGGCCTGCCGCAGCGACGCCGCGGCGTCCTGCCGCGCGACCTGGGCCTGGTCGTATTGCTGCGCCGGGACGAAGCCTTGCGCGGCCAGCGGCGCCAGCCGCCGCGCCGTGCGGTCGGCCAGCCCGTAGTTGTGCTCGGCCCGCTGCCGCTGTTCCCGCGCGATGGCGGCATGGGCGCGTTCGCCGATCAGGGTCTTGCGGCGGGTCTCCAGCGCGGCCTGGGCGACCTCGACGTCGGCCTGGGCCTGGGCCACGGTGAGCCGGTAAGGCACCGGGTCGATCTCGAACAGGACGTCGCCCTTGGCCACGCGCTGGTTCTCGCGGACCGCCAACCGCACGATACGGCCGCCCACCGGCGCGGCGACGTGGACGTAGTCGGCGTCGATGGTGGCGTCGTCGGTGGACGGATAGCTGGCGTTGCGATGCCAGGCATAGGCCACGGCGGCGGCGCCCAGGACGATGATCGCCGCCGCGACGGCGCGGCCCTTGGCGGAAGACTTCCCGATACCCGCTTGCTTCATCGTCATCGGCTCAACCCGCGCCCAGCGTCCAGACCAGCACGGCGGCCACCAGGCCGAGGGCGCCGCAGACGGCAAGCTGGAAAGGGACGGTCCGCGACCACCCTGTCGCGACGAACAGCCGGTGGGCCGCCAGGGCGGCCACGATGCCGAGCACCGCGCTCAACAACCAGTGCGGAAAGTAAGCCCCGAACAGGGCATAGGACGGCGCACCCATCGATCGCGTTCCCCGGCGAAAAAACATCCTCTTGCCGCGCGCCCATCGCGCCGCGGTCCCGCGAATACGCTTCCCTCAGGAGGCGCTGAAACGCGATTCCTGCAAATCCACTTCGCGCACCAGTTTCCTGGCCATTTCGTCCGCCAGGCGGCCCGACCGCACGATGCGGAACAACTCGTCCCGCTCGGCGCCCAGCGCGAGCAGGCGCAGCCTGCGCTCCATGGCGTCGACCGTCCGGCCATGCCGCGCCTG from Bordetella genomosp. 10 includes:
- the bufB gene encoding MNIO family bufferin maturase, translating into MPTPPPFVDSLHPSELAGVGLKAEHYRLILESRPDIGFFEVHAENYMGEGGPPHRFLRAVRDAYPLSIHGVGLSIGADHSLDPEHLRRLKTLVTAYSPLLFSEHLAWSGHERGFLDDLLPIPYTRESLARVADHVDQVQETLGRRMLLENPATYLAFEESTYAETEFIAEVARRTGCGLLLDVNNVYVSSINQQSDPFAYIDAYPLACVQEMHLAGHAREQDERGRPLLIDTHDRPVADVVWALFAHAIRKTGPVRTLIEWDANVPDWPTLHAQAARADAVVRLAMAHARDGHRAHAPWPGILA
- a CDS encoding BufA1 family periplasmic bufferin-type metallophore, which gives rise to MARQKNTPALLASAFATALAAVSATPARAQEFTEAQKKIQAEHTVLVKSGKVEPCFGAALKGQNDCYAGAGTTCAGTSTVDYQGNAFKLVPKGTCTSISTPKGPGSLTPKA
- a CDS encoding TolC family protein encodes the protein MSRPEPRARPACPILLAAVLGLGGCATSSIDLAPARSDGAWQPGTDENGEILAAPPSLLAGKGRAYTLPANRTLAQLPPAAALDPAHDYDLPELIDLAQSSNPRAFIAWDAARNAALAVGIGKSAYLPYLAATAMGGYIGGHGSGSASFSGESSSSSSRSTLHAGVAALSLQWLLFDFGGRDARVQAAEQAAVAANVALTGVHQRIIHEVSVAYYQYDAARARTGNFRRTLADAGVLLAAAQARYKRGVGTVIETAQAEQNVAQARLALVSSQGVESDAYLGLVTALGISPLSKPRIAALPDRPLPPDLDVSVDVYVAGALARRPDVLGAYAAMKAEQARARAAESAFLPKIFLSASTSYNASRSSIDAIPAVGQQSATVNLDNRRFGSSVLLGVTVPIYDGGLRSAVLMQARNDAASAEHRLARTRDEAARQIVAGRNALRTSLASHEAAAALMKAARTTYDAALAAYRNGVGTLTEATQAQDRILLAENACTDSYRGALSAIAGLALATGEVDAPSAASP
- a CDS encoding FUSC family protein is translated as MARPAAEARPRAWTGPAALLAPFPGRAALSLRLALICALVVLVAAMHGTPEIAISAYVVFFLNRADRVGSVALVLVLLLLVTIFIGLVMLIAACSLDYPAARLACMAVVSAVLLYLTSASKLRPVGAILAMIVGFGLDELGLLPYGEAATRALLYVWLAVAIPAGVTIGVNLLLAPSPRRLAGLRIAARLRAAAGRLRRPDASPDDFDACLREGNAQIETWIRLARLEGSADAADAAALRQATSASTAILLAVRVLAGEPTATLPAALVESAAGSLETMAAMLARGGYPVDIAPGLPGPAGLPPSARTAWVHLCEAMAHFTEAPRAGALPARPPAARPGKGFFLPDARTNPDHVAYALKTTAAAMFCYLLYTQLDWQGIHTCFITCYVVSLDTAAGTVQKLTLRLAGCAVGALAGTAAMVFIVPAIDSIGALMLLVFAGAAAAAWVAAGSPRIAYAGLQIAFAFFLCVLQGPAPGFDLTVARDRTLGILLGNAVVYLVFTRVWPVSVAGRVDRAFAALLRQWRRIPRLADDVERRAQAADALARGQAIAQDLALIPYEPPGVRPGADWVAVRRRALAELSTLEAPLFLAGGYAGGQEGVQADDHSGDHSAGDARALRAHLRRLDAIAADLMFKESAAHEPA
- the mdtN gene encoding multidrug transporter subunit MdtN; translated protein: MKQAGIGKSSAKGRAVAAAIIVLGAAAVAYAWHRNASYPSTDDATIDADYVHVAAPVGGRIVRLAVRENQRVAKGDVLFEIDPVPYRLTVAQAQADVEVAQAALETRRKTLIGERAHAAIAREQRQRAEHNYGLADRTARRLAPLAAQGFVPAQQYDQAQVARQDAAASLRQAETQQDAASQTIGDDADAVAALHAREAALARARHALEDTVVRAPHEGYVAGLTVLAGETVAPSQPVFTLIDAGAWFAVANFRETELAGIAPGDCATVYSMIDRRVALPGKVAGIGAGVLDVERVNLPRSLPLVEKSVNWVRVAQRFPVRVQLEAADGRLLRVGASAVVEVRHGPACR